A genomic region of Stegostoma tigrinum isolate sSteTig4 chromosome 15, sSteTig4.hap1, whole genome shotgun sequence contains the following coding sequences:
- the LOC132210553 gene encoding LOW QUALITY PROTEIN: interferon-inducible GTPase 5-like (The sequence of the model RefSeq protein was modified relative to this genomic sequence to represent the inferred CDS: substituted 2 bases at 2 genomic stop codons) yields the protein MEPNSYPHPNLLNVYFWNLPRIVNKQMGDRYVREINFAKYDFIIIISAHRFRQNDSPKRLNRKNFYFLQSKIDKNLNSMKKHYFNFNEEEDLEKVRNDCVSKLQEEGILSPRVFLISSFGLILYDFAWLNKTLEDDLLDVNNDFVLVLQSLSSKISEKKRPELKKRVRMLVTLSRAVGAVAVPGLTLTCNFSILTGAIIYLPKFMGLNDVXKTVQXGRESWEDLKAMVTTPLVRGEITQDIINRLSRLATAVIKSVPEPHVNNITDFGAQPLFLMTHKLLNSALDDLTENAQRMVMAAFGTESIQEQFLYCAFFTEEELKKLKPN from the exons ATGGAGCCAAACTCATACCCACACCCCAACCTGCTGAATGTTTACTTCTGGAACCTGCCAAGAATTGTAAATAAACAAATGGGAGACAGGTATGTGAGGGAAATTAATTTCGCAAAATACGATTTTATCATTATTATCTCAGCCCATCGATTTAGACAGAATGACTCGCCAAAGCGATTAAaca GGAAAAATTTCTATTTTCTTCAATCAAAAATTGATAAGaatcttaactcaatgaaaaagcactattttaattttaatgaagAGGAAGACCTGGAGAAGGTCAGGAATGATTGCGTAAGCAAATTACAAGAGGAGGGAATTCTATCACCCAGAGTTTTCCTGATATCAAGCTTTGGTTTGATTCTGTATGATTTTGCTTGGTTAAATAAAACTCTTGaagatgatcttctggatgtaaaTAATGACTTTGTACTGGTGCTTCAAAGCCTAAGCTCAAAGATTTCGGAGAAGAAAAGACCAGAGCTGAAGAAGCGAGTCCGGATGTTGGTAACACTTTCTCGGGCAGTGGGGGCAGTGGCAGTTCCTGGGCTCACCCTTACTTGTAACTTTAGCATCTTGACTGGAGCAATAATATATTTACCTAAGTTTATGGGTCTGAATGATGTGTGAAAGACTGTCCAGTAGGGTAGGGAATCCTGGGAGGATCTGAAAGCAATGGTGACAACTCCCCTGGTCAGAGGAGAAATAACTCAAGACATAATAAACAGATTGTCCAGGCTTGCTACTGCTGTCATTAAGTCAGTACCTGAGCCTCATGTCAATAACATTACAGACTTTGGAGCACAGCCATTGTTTCTTATGACTCACAAGCTGCTGAATAGTGCACTGGATGATCTTACAGAGAATGCCCAGAGAATGGTGATGGCTGCATTTGGGACTGAATCAATTCA agAACAGTTTTTGTACTGTGCATTCTTCACTGAGGAAGAGCTCAAGAAACTGAAGCCTAATTAA